The nucleotide window AGGCGTCTATGAATTAGAAGATCGTTCATTCTAATACTGGGGGTTTCTGAAAGAAATGAACAGACAAAGGCGAAAACAAACGATCATAGATTTTAACATTTTCACACCGTCAATAATAATCATTTTGGGCGTCAGCATCCTTTTTGCCATGTATACCGATGAATCGATGGCATTATTGGATTCCATATTTAATACAATCGTGGACACGTTCAAATGGGGATATTTATGGTATGCCCTGATCATTTTAGTTATCGGTTTATACTTATCCTTTTCCAAATACGGGCAAGTTGCCTTGGGCGATCCGATGGAAAAACCGAGATTTTCATTATTTGCATATGCTTCCATGTTAGTTGCCATGGGACTCGGGGCAACGATTATGCGAACCGCGATCATTCAATGGAGCGAAGTCGCAATCGACCCTCCTTTTGGACTTGAACCGGGATCTTCGGAAGCGATCCTCGCGGGGAACGCGTACAGTATGTTTTTATGGAGCTTCCAGACATTTGCCGTCTTTGTTATGGTAGCGCCCGCCATGGCTTATATCATACATGTGCGAAAAAAACCGAAAATGCGCATTTCCGAAGCTTGCCGGGTCATCTTCGGCGATCGTTTCACAGACGGTTTAGGCGGCATTGTGCTGGATACACTTTTTATGGTCAGTATCCTTGCAGGTGCAGCCGTAACCCTGGGACTTGGAACACCGATCGTTACTTCCAATTTAGCCGAATTATTAAATATTGAAGTCACATTTCCTTTTACGATGATTGTCACAATCATTTGGGTGGCGATGTTTTCCGTCAGTGCTTACGTCGGCATCGAAAAAGGGATTAAAAAGCTAAGTACGCTAAATATGTACCTCGCCGGTCTACTGGCATTATTTATCATCATCGTAGGACCAGGGTTGTTTATCATGGATTTTTTCACAGACTCGGTCCGTTATCTATTCTCTAATTATATAAATTTCTCCCTCTATACCCATTCAATGGAATTGGAAGGCGGCACCCACATTGAAAGCCATACTGTTTTTTGGTTTGCTTATAACGCCACCTGGGCGATGCTGCACGGTTTATTTGCGGCGGTCCTTTCACGGGGCAGAACCATTAAGGAAATGATCTTGACTTATTTATTGGCGCCAATGGCACTCGCGTTGGTCGCAACAGGAGTTCTCGGTGGCTTGAGTGTCCATAGTCACATCACCGGCTCTGTACCAGTATTGGATATTGTACAGGAAGAAGGCGCGGAAGCAGCCATCCCCGTAATCTTATCTTCCATGCCTTTCGAGACAATTGTGCTCGCTGTGTTTGTGATTATCGCTATGATTTTCATGGTAACCACCCTCGATTCA belongs to Salicibibacter cibi and includes:
- a CDS encoding BCCT family transporter — encoded protein: MNRQRRKQTIIDFNIFTPSIIIILGVSILFAMYTDESMALLDSIFNTIVDTFKWGYLWYALIILVIGLYLSFSKYGQVALGDPMEKPRFSLFAYASMLVAMGLGATIMRTAIIQWSEVAIDPPFGLEPGSSEAILAGNAYSMFLWSFQTFAVFVMVAPAMAYIIHVRKKPKMRISEACRVIFGDRFTDGLGGIVLDTLFMVSILAGAAVTLGLGTPIVTSNLAELLNIEVTFPFTMIVTIIWVAMFSVSAYVGIEKGIKKLSTLNMYLAGLLALFIIIVGPGLFIMDFFTDSVRYLFSNYINFSLYTHSMELEGGTHIESHTVFWFAYNATWAMLHGLFAAVLSRGRTIKEMILTYLLAPMALALVATGVLGGLSVHSHITGSVPVLDIVQEEGAEAAIPVILSSMPFETIVLAVFVIIAMIFMVTTLDSTTYTIASYTTSRDMSKQAPPKNVRIIVAAVITVLALSLMNIGGLAPLEVLSGIMGIPIIIIQFLTVYAAIKMMDQDQAWKYNVRKYND